Genomic segment of Salvelinus alpinus chromosome 23, SLU_Salpinus.1, whole genome shotgun sequence:
GCTAGATGAGCAGGTGAGCCAGCAAGCTATTCAGCTGAgcattacagtagctagctaacgtagctagtTATTAACGTGAGTTATTGGTTACAAATATGATGTGCCAATGTGACAAACACAGTGCTTGCACAATGAATCGCTGATATGACAGGCAAAATTTTTTCAAACGAGACATTGTGTCTCCAAGAGGTATCAACTAGGCCTAGTATTAACGTATGTAGTTGGGAGAGTGCTTGCATGTAACGACGTTAGCGCGCTGTCAGTAAGTGTCTAATGTTGTTGTTTCCAGACTTGAATGTGTGGGGAAGTCTTCCAAGGTTCCACAGAAGCAGGTAAAACGTGTTTATTTTGTCAAAGACACGATGAAACAAGACATGTTGGGAAGATGATTTTATTTCAGATAAATATTTAATTTGTATGTGAACAAACAATGAAATACATATATTCATATTTTCCCTGCTATTGATATAGGTGGCCCCTGCACTTCTTGAGACACACATGCCTAAAGGTATGTAGGCCTGTGTAAAGATCTGGTATGCAGGGTGAAACAAACAACCACTGCTGTACTTTCCATTCTACTCTGATCTGGATTTATGACACCCTCCCTTTCTTCTTTTAGTTCTAGAAGCCGTGGGAGCCAAGTATTTTACTGCCGCACCCCGGTAAGAATTACCAGCAAGACCAGTTCTAACTATGTCATAAAACATCAGACATGGTGTTGAGTTTCCATGACAGAAAGTTGCACATCACAAGTTGATGTGATGCAAACGTTTacatatttttgtgtgtgtgtgttttggtatttttcagaAGTAGCCTTCCTACACAAGCAGTATCAAATCCTATGAAGGTCGGTAAATCAACACTAAGAAAGCACAAaaaccctaaccccccccccaaaaaagaaaacCCTATGCTATTGCATTTATCATTTATTAGTCTGTATATCTAATTTGTTTTCCACCCAGGTCACTCCACCGGGGAGATTCGACGTGCTCTGTGAAGGAGGTGTGAATAACATTAGTGTTGGGTTCGCTGGACCGCCTGTGATCCTCAGCCAAGACCTGAAGATGAAGGATAATAAGAAACCACAGCAGTCGGCTTCAGCTGTTACAGGTCAGTAGAATATGACAGGACTACTAGAGTAGAAGAgcattcccactgggcacacgttggttgaatcaaagttgtttccacatcatttcaatgaaattatgttgaaccaacaAGGAATAGACGtagaattgacatctgtgcccagtgggttgttatAGATAGATTGGTAGATTGAAACATAGAGAATCTAACTTTGCACCAATGTTTCGATCTTTTTTGCATGACTGCTGAAAAATGATGATGATGTTTTGTGGGGCAGGAGGAAGAGTGTTTGTGCAGCCACGGGCCCAAACTACCCCCTGCTCTGCGTGTGTTCACCCTCCAGCggagcccctcccccctcttgaaccagaaggggaggaagagcacactgaggaggatgatgatgatggtggtgaggcggatgatgatgaggaggagggataCAGGGCTCCGCTGGAGCTGATGGCTGAGGTAAATTAACTCTTCAGTTCATGTCAGACCAAGTCCCACATTAGACTGACTAAAAATGAATACATTCATATCAGATGTCATTTTCCCTGATTAATGGAGGAATTCAGATTGCTGGTTAACAATGAGAGGCTGGGTCTGCCTGGATGGACTGTGACTCCCATCTGTGTCTGTGATTTCAGTTCCTCAAGTCTGTAATGGAGAAAGACTTTGTGCTGGCAAAGAAACTGTGTCAGATGAGTAAGCCTGTTTCTCAAATGAAAAAGTTCTGTCATTCATTGTTTTGATTATATGTGTGCATTTTGTTCATGTGTCTCTCATTGCATCAATCAACCAATTAATGAATGAATTAGCCAACCAGTGGATGATTGATGTGTCTATGCTCTGTTCTTCCAGTTCTGGTCTATGAACCAAATAATCCAGAAGCCAAACAGTTCATTCCTCTCATCCAGGAGAGGCTGGAGAGAGGTGAGTGGCTCCCTCCAaatcatacacatgcacacaaaggTTATTGTGGGAGAAGACTTTTGGCCACTGTGGCTGTGTGACAATTGTTGGAAGTTGGATTCAAGTGGTCACACTAACCCTAGTTCTGGAGAGTTACtatgtgtgcaggcttttgttccaacaCTGACACACCTGATATAGCTAATCAAAGTCTTTGCTTTGTTCCTATACAATGTTCCATCAGAGCAAGAGGAGAAAAgccaagatgatgatgatgattgttcGGACTCCGGTGATGAAGATGACTCTGGGAGTGATCAAGACTCTCCTCAGAGCTCAgatagctcctcctcctcctcctcctcatcgtcgtcagatgaggaagaggagcaggagaggagacacaAACCATGTCCACCCTCTTACCTTTCCCCATAGCTGTCAGTCGCCAGCACAATGCCCAGTCTGACAGTGGAAACATCAGTTAGTTTCTTTTCCTTTTGTATGAGTATATAGATATTAATTGTGTCACTGTTTTGCATTTCACATTTGCACATTGCCTTGGTGAGGCCATCACAGCATACACGGTTTCCTCATCACCATGTCCCTGTTTAATCTTCATGTAAATAACACAATAAAGTTCAGCATCATGACATCTGTGTCTTTCTGGTTTCTTCTACACAAAGGGTTCGTTTGACAGAAGTACTCAAAGACTAAGTGGAAACGTACTCTACATTTCTAGTAGAACCAGTATTATTAATAGACCCTTCAACACCCATACATTTCAACATAAACGCAACCACACAGATCATTTTCaaagtgcctgttaatttctgaGGAGGTTGAGTAATAATGATCTCTAAAAAGTCCTGACGGTGAAGAGAACaagtagagggagagaagaccaGAAAAGTAGGAGATGATTGAAAGAGGACTGAGAGGGTGAAAGAAGAGGCATTCGGCAGTGGAGTGCACTGTGTGGAGTGGACTGTTTGGAGTGGACTGTGTGGAGTGGACTGTGTGGAGTGGACTATTTGGAGTGGACTGTCCACTCCAAACGTCACTTGCACCTTTCTGTGTGGAGTGGACTGTGTGGAGTGGACTGTGTGGAGTGGACTGTGTGGAGTGGACTGTGTGGAGTGGACTCTGTGGAGTGGACTGTGTGGAGTGAACTGTGTGGAGTGGACTGTGTGGAGTGGACTGTTTGGAGTGGACTGTGTGGAGTGGACTGTGTGGAGTGGActgtgtggagtggagtggactgtgtggagtggagtggactgtgtggagtggactgtgtggagtggagtggaCTGTGTGGAGTGGACTGTGGAGTGGACTGTGTGGAGTAGACTGTGTGGAGTGAACTGTGTGGAGTGGACTCTGTGGAGtggactgtgtagagtggactgTGTGGAGTGGACTGTGTGGAGTGGACTGTGTGGAGTGGACTCTGTGGAGTGGACTGTGTGGAGTGAActgtgtggagtggagtggaCTGTGTGGAGTGGACTCTGTGGAGTGGACTGTGTGGAGTGAACTGTGTGGAGTGGACTGTGTGGAGTGGACTGTGGAGTGGACTGTGTGGAGAACACTTCCCATTGGAGCCCTGCTGCTTAGGACCTTGAAGTTTACAAGTGAATTCCCAAAGATCCCTCAGGTGTGGCTACTCTATTTTAGTTTGTTTTTTACTATTCAGCCCATAGGCCTAGGCTAGGAGGTATAGGATATTTATTTCCAAACATGTGGTTTCAATACAGCATAGATAAGAGCTATTACATGACTCACaatttttggaaataaactccATCAATGCTCCTGACCACATAGATCTATCAGCATAGTCGTTCCCGCCACCTCGTGGTCTAGAGCCAACATATCATTCCCAATCTAGCTTCACAAGCCACAAAACTGAAGATGATACACACACTGTAGCCTAAATGTGGACAATGACACAATAAGAAAATGAATAGGCTATCGATTGTCCATTTCTTGGTAATAACATTTCAGGCATATGTCTAGTTGCACAAGAATCGAGCTGAGCAAAAATGAGTCCACCCCAAGTCTATATCTGGTAGGCTACGGTTGTCCAACTAATTTTTTCAAATGTTTCCTTTGATTGAAAGGTGCAAGTGACGAAAAGAAAACCTCCTCTGTTGTTTTTGGTCGTTCCCTAAGATCACCTTTTAGCTCTAAGTTAGTAAGTAGCCTATTGAGGACGTGATGTTTATCAAACTTCCCAAGAGTGACACTTAGTGATTTTATCTTACAGGAGAGGCATTTCTCATGACAATCACACCTTCTGAAAAAAAGTCTCCCTGTGTCACAGAAAAAGGGGACAcgtccgtgcttctacacctgcattgcttgctgtttggggttttaggataggtttctgtacagcagaaaccagctgatgtaagaaaggctttataaatacatttgcttttgatttgatttgatttgtcggGAAGTGGGGAGGTTTTTCGTATCCTTTTTTTCTGTCACGAGCAGGAGAAGCTTAATTTTGCGCCAGAGGGGGGAAATGCTATGACTCACGCGTGCGTGCGTATATAAGGGGATAGGCGATTCACGCactaataaataaattaaaaatgaaACATTCTTGAGGGAAAAAAGGTCACTGGCACGCTACTGGATGTAATTTGTCTCGATGTCGTTATTCCGGTGTTGTTGGCTTTGAACTGTCTTGCGTCTCAGAACGTTGGGTGGATAGAGAACTGTAATTCGGTTGTTTGGTGGTAGTTTCTCTCGACACGACAACCTGTGCACCCGCAGACGGTAAGGTAGCGTATTGCCTCCTAGCGCCAGCGCTCTCACGTTTCCTAACAGCTTTTTTTTGTAATAGGCCTATTGATTGATTTTTCCATAATAGTGAGATATTTGTATTTCTTTTTTAAAGATAATGTTGCACAGCGCCCAGCAACTGCAACATTTGTTGCGATCCACATTATTATTGGGGTAGAAAATAGGATGGGATTGGATAGGAAGGAATAAATATTATAGCAAACGACCTGTCGCTTAAATGTTCGGATTTCCAAATCTCTCTTGTTCAAAAGTGTGTTATTATGAAAAAATTAACATGTTAATAGCAATGGCAGTCAATTGTTATTTATTAACCTATATGAGTGGCAGGATTCATTCATTAGCCTTACTATTTTCTTATCAATAATGACATTAACTGATGCTGGCTTCGCTGTGGTTATTCAAAGATCATCATAATTGAAAAATCGATATGCTATATGTCAATACATTTTCCAACGGATTTCAGTAGAATATCATTGATCAAGTGTCTGTCCAATATATAATTTTTTCTCACAAAACCCAGATTTGTTTGAGAAAATTAGTCAAAGAATTCCATAGCGCGTAATTATGAAAGGCTATTTCGTTTTGCATATTCCTAATTCTGAATAGGTCTGATAAGGATTATTTGTTTGTGGATTAGACGTATTTATTTACTTTATATTGAAGACACGAAGACCTTTGTTTTCGTGCTCTTTGATCAAAAAGTAGACTGAACAGTCTGGTGCTCTTCGCTTAGCTTGAGCGCCCAAGACTGATGTCTCAGAGATGGGGATGATTTCGCTCTAATGACCCATAAAAACGTCACTGGGGACAAGGTTCTATGTCCAATTTactgcttaaaacatgtttttttcgtTCATTTATATAAGGTAGAATATAGTGGCTATACATTTGTCAGATTTGCAGCCTTTATTTTGGTCCAATAGAATTGAATGCACGCGATGTTATCGTTCAAAAGCATTTATCTCGCTTCGGCATGTGCATGCAGCTCGCAGCCTATTGACGTTCGAGAATAAATGATTCCGATCGTAGAGGCAGATAATAACAGCAAATGATGCATCATCCTCTTCCTTCACTGCACTGATACTAAAGCTCGATTTCACTGATCAAATTCAGCTTAGGCTGCCTATTTTAGGCTATTCCAAATAAATAATGCATAGCTTTCAGAAATAAATGCagttatttatttgtttaatatTCAGAGCCATCAATCTTAACCCTTGGCCGTTTGTTTTCAGAAACCGGTTGGATATTTCCGTTGAGAATCTGATAAGAGTCCCGGAGCGCACGGGAATAACGGAGGACTAATGGCCACGTCTGAACCGACAGCCACTGGCGGGGACCAGGACCCCAACTCTGCCAATTTACGACCTTCATCTACAAGTaagtctctc
This window contains:
- the erich2 gene encoding glutamate-rich protein 2 isoform X2 is translated as MSRLECVGKSSKVPQKQVAPALLETHMPKVLEAVGAKYFTAAPRSSLPTQAVSNPMKVTPPGRFDVLCEGGVNNISVGFAGPPVILSQDLKMKDNKKPQQSASAVTGGRVFVQPRAQTTPCSACVHPPAEPLPPLEPEGEEEHTEEDDDDGGEADDDEEEGYRAPLELMAEFLKSVMEKDFVLAKKLCQMILVYEPNNPEAKQFIPLIQERLEREQEEKSQDDDDDCSDSGDEDDSGSDQDSPQSSDSSSSSSSSSSSDEEEEQERRHKPCPPSYLSP
- the erich2 gene encoding glutamate-rich protein 2 isoform X3; the protein is MSRLECVGKSSKVPQKQVAPALLETHMPKEAVGAKYFTAAPRSSLPTQAVSNPMKVTPPGRFDVLCEGGVNNISVGFAGPPVILSQDLKMKDNKKPQQSASAVTGGRVFVQPRAQTTPCSACVHPPAEPLPPLEPEGEEEHTEEDDDDGGEADDDEEEGYRAPLELMAEFLKSVMEKDFVLAKKLCQMILVYEPNNPEAKQFIPLIQERLEREQEEKSQDDDDDCSDSGDEDDSGSDQDSPQSSDSSSSSSSSSSSDEEEEQERRHKPCPPSYLSP
- the erich2 gene encoding glutamate-rich protein 2 isoform X1 — translated: MFYEPLNFQATQLECVGKSSKVPQKQVAPALLETHMPKEAVGAKYFTAAPRSSLPTQAVSNPMKVTPPGRFDVLCEGGVNNISVGFAGPPVILSQDLKMKDNKKPQQSASAVTGGRVFVQPRAQTTPCSACVHPPAEPLPPLEPEGEEEHTEEDDDDGGEADDDEEEGYRAPLELMAEFLKSVMEKDFVLAKKLCQMILVYEPNNPEAKQFIPLIQERLEREQEEKSQDDDDDCSDSGDEDDSGSDQDSPQSSDSSSSSSSSSSSDEEEEQERRHKPCPPSYLSP
- the erich2 gene encoding glutamate-rich protein 2 isoform X5: MFYEPLNFQATQLECVGKSSKVPQKQVAPALLETHMPKVLEAVGAKYFTAAPRSSLPTQAVSNPMKVTPPGRFDVLCEGGVNNISVGFAGPPVILSQDLKMKDNKKPQQSASAVTGGRVFVQPRAQTTPCSACVHPPAEPLPPLEPEGEEEHTEEDDDDGGEADDDEEEGYRAPLELMAEFLKSVMEKDFVLAKKLCQMILVYEPNNPEAKQFIPLIQERLEREQEEKSQDDDDDCSDSGDEDDSGSDQDSPQSSDSSSSSSSSSSSDEEEEQERRHKPCPPSYLSP
- the erich2 gene encoding glutamate-rich protein 2 isoform X4 is translated as MPKVLEAVGAKYFTAAPRSSLPTQAVSNPMKVTPPGRFDVLCEGGVNNISVGFAGPPVILSQDLKMKDNKKPQQSASAVTGGRVFVQPRAQTTPCSACVHPPAEPLPPLEPEGEEEHTEEDDDDGGEADDDEEEGYRAPLELMAEFLKSVMEKDFVLAKKLCQMILVYEPNNPEAKQFIPLIQERLEREQEEKSQDDDDDCSDSGDEDDSGSDQDSPQSSDSSSSSSSSSSSDEEEEQERRHKPCPPSYLSP